The following proteins come from a genomic window of Macadamia integrifolia cultivar HAES 741 chromosome 14, SCU_Mint_v3, whole genome shotgun sequence:
- the LOC122060893 gene encoding uncharacterized protein LOC122060893 isoform X2 encodes MAERSSSSRTHSTATNKSNEEEEEEEEEMIEDVKISDLLPLELMKSEIIPQIPNSSDSAVDWLPEFSGFSWIAYGASSLLVISHFPSPLSKEESLIGPFFRQVIELSSDESVLVKAVAWSPSFPSEGDLAAVVDNCVFLYSGNSRVTHGSFCWSHVGILLHSSTVDTIKWTGSGDGIIAVGVDVALWKRNNQSWEMFWKFKAEQPQTLVSTTWSIEGPAATTAYLGLSDNEDSSSLPNGASKYVLVFQNDVKHGSLRAELQHPQPVSMIQWRPLIRTQSKKDILHSKKDVLLTCCLDGTVRLWSEIDSGRAKKSGKDANDQKHIRRSFHATAVIEINLSMNGTLGRDLFVTWAVEFRGLINTGGAKQCLSTGKENNQPGRCEWLIGFGPGMSVSFWAIHCLDDVSPLRFPRVTLWKRQLLVGTEVSHLHGTGDSNAKKLPLFTKAVTVRSQLFGPPVICYLIQLLPCNSMSWLQLYTPSSNDIEDGSLKQSAKENCLSCSACGVLSLDGHSGRILQIALHPYSCELELLVSLDSNGFLLFWSLSTISSYSLGMPMVGHNSWKLLGKTLVQNISSFDYKSLIWAPSVLNQYRVLLMGHSKGIDCFIIKICESEQEKILCHRLCTIPFFGESRSDAPTNIFAIPLPSDCGQTFMFDNFMLIGVWLKEFQVLSWKVTLHSNDISESSCECSFDTTNGMWVHENAFAGKRYYVVAVPCSSKFPDPHNHDRVTSVAVVCPGTLMPYAQQNWNSPNGLGRKYAAYHMATGCLDGSLKLWRSGPARSSPPHLEKSLSPWEFVGMFCVHSGPINKLSVSNCGRKIATISKAGHLDNVSTLHIWDSICLIGAGNFLVEDKISLDGAVVALNWLTLGNGQLLLGVCLQNELQIYAQRCGSHTLVKSGKSMDMHIWFCLASAHTSPATQEFLWGPRITPILVHERYFCHFSQWSLHVDKKYRARCSRKCAEDDPHNCQGGEDTGTLSAIFTDCNSCNVEELSIDEKREERNSILLGLKSLKVDSQFKNHFRTMAQQQYSLTSKIGWWNMLEVAEKLGGSLPIYNPESLLLNIFAGKWKRAYIAIQHLVGYLKSDNASVTCQYGNYCTRPSPVIPQIHLSKYFEEIFSTSLGDKGLQWGGDTSMVSSSAQFETSSTQFGGYNSIVNVIDLLGEFSGSCSSAYDSFDEPGRRVWVALRFQQFYILRRSGRSASAEDLVVDSELMGWAFHSDCQENLFSSFLSNEPSWQEMRNLGVGFWFINSAELRSRMEKLARLQYLKKKDPKDCALLYIALNRLQVLTGLFKISRDEKDKPMVGFLSRNFQEEKNKAAALKNAYVLLGKHQLELAIAFFLLGGEPSSAVTICAKNLEDEQLALVLCRLLEGYGGPLECHLISKFLLPAAIEKQDHWLSSLLEWTLGNYPRSFLSLLSFETDLAFNTPSLLSNYGALLDPSVGQYCLMLTSKHRMRNSVGESVAATLARWATWMTATALNRCGLPLEALEWLSSSSSTLEDKDQGSVDFGNLDTLSRLLKSSTSDASNWLSGDVAFHLESHAKLDLAIQYLSGLIMEHPVWQDICLRSNQALVRPKEYETHRFKLLHESFQLKLNTGLAIFEQKYALNSLDLINMMLVFSCNHGVPFLGYQILHGYNSQGLQQDEFNNFLSLCIIPTLVLKAVLQVCYVVAQNIVAWSILYSQLTPSSTKSDGYGGSSSEELCARNSYVTRPLRSLNATLQICCSGFLSDDFTIKIFTVIDLFEYYSCFSSAWSLRNLKVLILMVQSILIMDTNEYTPSKVDITSLKKVIYQSAELTTHSLLSDDVRGLPHATEMQGQHEHGENLWSSIPEEERWPFLGACLWQFLSKFATALLQPVFDVLEDGQLYNISRSTLSSLVFSPRTSLSDGNVAVKQINMVTVVLAELLKSSLSCISSSHAKHLASFLRQKVEDGLPIPTLIWLEKSRSQPRPLGCHLDWKTYDLYKINDTNQGISFEILWEISTDPKEIWKGFAQENVSWLQFFSQKSSRSWSNIHKETIGDCENADISSYDQGGRHSNSSNGAGSPAQYRSLGGHSSLGPGSQASTITREAMCFEHPKEMYKKNGELIEAICINSIDQRQTALASNKKGITFFKWKNEEPFKDLSGYIWSEADWPQDGWAGSESTPIPTFVSPGVGLGSKKGSHLGLGGATIGLRRPSAKPGKEMTGGGAFGIPGYAGIGASGLGWGLQEDFEEFVDLPATVENISTRALSSHPTRPLFLVGSSNTHVYLWEFGKDRATATYGVLPAANVPPPYALASISALQFDHCGQRFATAALDGTVCTWQLEVGGRSNVRPTEAALCFNSHALDVSYVAGSGSIIAAAGCSSNGVNVVIWDTLAPSTTSQASLICHEGGARSLSVFDHDIGSGSISPLIVTGGKGGDVGVHDFRFIATGRTKRNRQSNASEQNTKSSLTHDRQSGTSNKFGEQNLNGMLWYIPKAHLGSVTRISTIPNTSLFLTGSKDGDVKLWDAKRAELVFHWPKLHDKHTFLQPSSRGFGGVVRAAVTDIQVLSDGFLTCGGDGTVKLIQLKDFHQRT; translated from the exons ATGGCAGAGAGAAGCAGTAGCAGCAGAACTCACAGTACTGCTACCAATAAAtcaaacgaagaagaagaagaagaagaagaagagatgatcgAAGATGTAAAAATTTCCGATCTCTTACCACTGGAACTGATGAAATCAGAGATAATTCCTCAAATACCAAATTCCTCAGATTCTGCTGTTGATTGGTTACCAGAATTTTCTGGTTTCTCATGGATCGCATACGGAGCTTCTTCACTTCTCGTGATCTCTCACTTCCCTTCGCCTCTCTCTAAGGAAGAAAGTCTAATTGGTCCCTTTTTCCGGCAAGTGATAGAGCTGTCGTCTGATGAGTCTGTACTAGTGAAGGCTGTTGCTTGGTCCCCGTCTTTCCCATCGGAAGGTGATCTGGCGGCAGTGGTCGATAATTGTGTCTTCTTGTATTCAGGAAATTCTCGAGTTACTCATG GTTCTTTTTGTTGGAGTCACGTTGGAATACTTCTGCACTCATCTACAGTGGACACCATAAAATGGACTGGCTCTGGGGATGGTATTATTGCAGTGGGAGTTGATGTAGCATTGTGGAAAAGGAACAACCAGAGCTGGGAAATGTTTTGGAAATTTAAAGCAGAACAACCTCAAACTCTGGTTTCTACAACCTGGTCTATTGAAGGACCTGCAGCGACCACAGCATATTTGGGTCTGTCGGACAATGAAGATTCATCTTCTTTGCCTAATGGTGCAAGTAAATATGTATTAGTTTTTCAGAATGATGTGAAGCATGGATCTTTGAGAGCCGAGTTACAACATCCTCAGCCTGTTTCAATGATTCAGTGGAGACCATTAATTAGAACACAGTCAAAGAAGGATATATTGCATTCCAAAAAAGATGTTCTGCTAACATGCTGCTTAGATGGAACTGTAAGGCTGTGGAGTGAGATTGATAGCGGAAGAGCTAAAAAGTCTGGTAAGGATGCCAATGATCAGAAGCACATTAGGCGATCATTTCATGCTACTGCTGTAATTGAAATAAACCTGTCAATGAATGGAACCTTGGGCAGAGATTTATTTGTGACATGGGCAGTAGAATTCAGGGGTTTGATTAATACAGGTGGAGCAAAACAATGTTTATCAACAGGAAAAGAGAATAACCAACCTGGCAGGTGTGAGTGGTTAATTGGGTTTGGGCCTGGAATGTCAGTTAGTTTCTGGGCTATTCACTGCCTTGATGACGTTTCACCATTAAGGTTCCCACGAGTGACCCTATGGAAGAGACAGTTGTTAGTGGGTACTGAAGTGAGTCATCTTCATGGTACTGGTGACTCAAATGCTAAAAAACTACCACTTTTCACTAAAGCTGTTACAGTGAGGAGTCAACTCTTTGGTCCACCAGTCATATGCTATTTGATTCAGTTATTGCCTTGTAATTCCATGAGCTGGTTACAATTATACACTCCGTCATCAAATGACATAGAAGATGGATCTTTAAAACAGTCTGCAAAAGAGAACTGCTTATCATGTTCTGCTTGTGGAGTTTTAAGTCTAGATGGTCATAGTGGAAGAATCTTACAAATTGCTCTACATCCTTATAGCTGTGAACTTGAACTTCTTGTTTCTTTGGATTCTAatggttttcttcttttctggtcACTTTCTACCATTTCCAGTTACAGTTTGGGCATGCCAATGGTGGGACATAATTCATGGAAACTATTAGGCAAAACTCTAGTCCAAAATATTTCATCTTTTGATTATAAGAGCCTGATATGGGCACCGTCAGTTTTGAATCAGTACCGAGTGCTTCTTATGGGACATTCTAAAGGAATTGATTGCTTCATTATAAAAATTTGTGAAAGTgaacaagaaaaaatattatgtcACAGGTTATGCACAATCCCTTTCTTCGGTGAGAGCCGTAGTGATGCACCTACCAACATCTTTGCAATCCCTTTGCCTTCAGACTGTGGGCAAACCTTCATGTTTGACAATTTTATGTTGATAGGAGTATGGTTGAAGGAATTTCAAGTTCTATCGTGGAAAGTTACCTTGCACTCTAATGATATATCTGAAAGCAGCTGTGAATGTAGTTTTGACACCACAAATGGCATGTGGGTACATGAAAATGCTTTTGCCGGGAAAAGGTATTATGTTGTTGCTGTTCCTTGCTCATCAAAGTTTCCAGATCCTCACAACCATGACCGAGTTACAAGCGTAGCTGTGGTCTGTCCAGGTACTCTGATGCCATATGCACAACAAAACTGGAATTCTCCTAATGGTTTGGGCAGGAAATATGCTGCATACCACATGGCTACAGGCTGTTTGGATGGAAGTCTAAAACTATGGAGAAGTGGTCCTGCAAGATCATCACCTCCACATCTTGAGAAGTCTCTCTCACCCTGGGAGTTTGTGGGGATGTTCTGCGTGCATTCTGGTCCAATTAACAAGTTGTCGGTTTCCAACTGTGGTAGGAAGATTGCAACCATCAGCAAGGCAGGCCATTTAGATAATGTTAGCACTCTTCATATATGGGATTCCATATGCCTCATAGGTGCTGGGAATTTTTTAGTGGAAGATAAGATATCCTTAGATGGGGCTGTCGTTGCTTTAAATTGGTTAACTTTGGGAAATGGTCAGTTATTGCTTGGCGTTTGCCTGCAAAATGAGTTGCAGATATATGCTCAAAGATGTGGTAGTCATACTCTGGTAAAGTCTGGGAAATCAATGGACATGCATATTTGGTTTTGTCTTGCATCTGCTCATACATCTCCAGCTACTCAAGAATTCCTTTGGGGGCCCAGGATAACACCTATTCTTGTTCATGAGAGATATTTTTGTCACTTCAGTCAGTGGTCACTCCATGTGGATAAGAAATATCGAGCTAGGTGCTCTCGAAAATGTGCTGAAGATGATCCTCATAATTGCCAGGGTGGAGAAGATACGGGGACGCTTTCTGCAATTTTCACTGACTGCAATAGTTGTAATGTTGAAGAATTATCTATCgatgagaagagagaagaaaggaattCCATCTTGCTTGGGTTGAAGAGTTTGAAAGTTGATTCGCAGTTCAAAAATCACTTTCGAACAATGGCTCAACAACAATATAGTTTAACGTCCAAAATTGGTTGGTGGAACATGCTAGAAGTTGCAGAGAAACTGGGTGGATCTTTGCCTATTTATAATCCTGAGTCACTCCTGCTGAATATATTTGCAG GGAAGTGGAAACGTGCATATATTGCCATACAGCATCTAGTGGGATATCTTAAATCCGATAATGCTTCTGTTACCTGTCAGTATGGAAATTACTGTACAAGACCTAGTCCTGTCATTCCCCAGATACATTTGTCGAAGTattttgaagaaattttctccacAAGTTTGGGTGATAAAGGATTACAATGGGGTGGAGATACGTCAATGGTCTCATCTTCTGCACAATTTGAGACAAGCTCAACTCAGTTTGGTGGATATAATTCAATTGTCAATG TTATAGATCTTTTGGGTGAATTCAGTGGTTCATGTTCTTCAGCTTATGACAGCTTTGATGAACCTGGCCGAAG GGTTTGGGTTGCATTGAGGTTTCAGCAATTTTATATTCTCCGAAGATCTGGAAGATCTGCCTCTGCAGAAGATTTGGTTGTTGACTCTGAGCTGATGGGATGGGCCTTTCACTCTGACTGTCAAGAAAATCTCTTTAGTTCTTTTCTCTCAAATGAACCCTCTTGGCAGGAAATGCGGAATTTGGGTGTGGGATTTTGGTTTATTAATTCAGCAGAACTGCGTTCAAGG ATGGAGAAGCTTGCAAGATTACAATATTTAAAGAAgaaagatccaaaggattgtgCTCTCTTATATATAGCATTGAATAGACTTCAAGTTTTGACTGGTCTTTTTAAGATCAGCAGAGATGAAAAGGACAAGCCCATGGTTGGATTCTTGTCGCGCAATTTCCAG GAGGAGAAAAACAAGGCAGCTGCTTTGAAAAATGCTTATGTCTTATTGGGGAAACATCAGCTGGAGCTTGCTATTGCTTTCTTTCTACTTGGAGGTGAACCTTCTTCTGCAGTCACCATCTGTGCCAAAAATCTAGAGGATGAACAGCTTGCTCTTGTTCTTTGTCGGCTTCTTGAGGGTTATGGTGGACCATTAGAGTGTCATCTTATATCAAAGTTTCTGCTTCCTGCTGCTATTGAGAAACAGGACCACTGGCTTTCAAGTCTTCTTGAG TGGACATTAGGGAATTATCCTCGATCATTTCTGAGCTTGCTTAGTTTCGAAACTGATCTGGCATTTAATACGCCATCTCTCCTATCCAACTATGGTGCTCTTTTAGACCCGAGTGTTGGTCAGTACTGCCTAATGCTGACGTCCAAACATAGAATGAGGAATTCTGTAGGAGAGAGTGTGGCTGCAACACTGGCAAGGTGGGCAACTTGGATGACTGCTACAGCGTTGAACAGATGTGGCCTTCCA cttgaagcTTTGGAGTGgctttcatcttcttctagCACTCTTGAAGATAAAGATCAAGGCAGTGTAGATTTTGGGAACCTTGACACTCTAAGCAGACTACTAAAGTCATCCACCAGTGATGCCTCTAACTGGCTGTCAGGAGATGTGGCATTTCATTTGGAATCACATGCTAAATTGGATTTAGCAATCCAGTACCTTTCAGGGCTAATAATGGAGCATCCTGTTTGGCAAGACATCTGTTTAAGATCTAATCAAGCACTTGTCCGCCCCAAAGAGTATGAGACTCATCGATTCAAGTTGTTACATGAAAGTTTTCAACTTAAGTTAAACACAGGACTTGCAATATTTGAACAGAAGTATGCTTTGAATAGTCTTGATCTGATTAATATG ATGTTAGTATTTTCATGCAATCATGGGGTGCCATTTCTTGGATACCAAATATTACATGGCTATAATTCTCAAGGACTTCAGCAGGATGAATTTAACAATTTCCTTTCATTATGTATCATTCCTACACTAGTTCTGAAGGCTGTCCTACAGGTCTGCTATGTAGTTGCTCAGAATATTGTGGCCTGGAGCATTCTTTACAGTCAATTGACACCAAGCTCTACAAAAAGTGATGGATATGGTGGCAGTAGTTCTGAGGAGTTATGTGCTCGGAATTCATATGTTACACGACCATTGAGAAGCTTAAATGCCACTCTGCAGATTTGTTGTTCTGGCTTTCTGAGTGATGATTTCACAATCAAAATCTTTACCGTTATTGATCTTTTTGAAtattattcttgtttttcttcaGCTTGGTCTTTAAGGAATTTGAAAGTTCTCATTCTGATGGTACAATCCATTTTGATTATGGATACCAACGAGTACACACCCTCAAAAGTGGACATCACAAGTTTGAAGAAAGTTATATACCAATCTGCAGAGTTGACAACCCATAGtttgttaagtgatgatgtgaGGGGCCTTCCCCATGCTACGGAAATGCAAGGGCAACATGAACATGGTGAAAACTTGTGGTCTTCAAtaccagaagaagaaagatggccaTTCTTAGGGGCTTGCCTCTGGCAATTCCTATCCAAGTTTGCCACAGCTTTGCTACAGCCAGTATTTGATGTCCTTGAAGATGGTCAATTATATAATATTTCTCGCAGCACACTTTCCTCCTTGGTATTTAGTCCTAGAACTTCTTTGTCTGATGGCAATGTTGCTGTGAAACAGATCAATATGGTCACAGTAGTATTGGCTGAGTTATTGAAGAGCTCACTTTCAtgtatttcttcttctcatgcAAAACATCTAGCATCATTTTTGAGGCAAAAAGTAGAGGATGGGTTACCTATACCTACTCTTATTTGGTTAGAAAAATCTAGGTCTCAACCAAGACCTCTGGGTTGTCATCTGGATTGGAAAACTTATGATTTGTACAAAATTAATGATACAAACCAGGGGATATCATTTGAAATCTTATGGGAAATTTCTACTGATCCAAAGGAAATATGGAAAGGTTTTGCACAGGAAAATGTAAGCTGGCTGCAATTTTTTAGCCAGAAGTCCTCTAGAAGCTGGAGTAATATACATAAAGAAACCATAGGTGACTGCGAAAATGCTGACATCTCAAGTTATGATCAAGGGGGAAGGCATAGCAACTCTTCTAATGGGGCTGGATCACCAGCTCAGTATCGATCTCTTGGTGGCCatagttcccttggtcctggaTCTCAAGCATCCACCATTACCAGGGAGGCTATGTGTTTTGAGCATCCAAAAGAAATGTATAAGAAAAACGGAGAGCTTATAGAG GCAATATGTATCAACTCCATTGATCAACGGCAAACGGCACTTGCTAGCAATAAAAAG GGGATAACTTTCTTTAAGTGGAAAAATGAAGAACCTTTTAAAGATCTGTCAGGTTACATCTGGTCAGAGGCTGATTGGCCGCAGGATGGTTGGGCTGGTTCTGAATCTACACCAATTCCCACATTTGTTTCTCCAGGTGTTGGTCTTGGTAGCAAGAAAGGGTCACACCTTGGATTGGGTGGAGCAACAATTGGACTAAGGAGGCCTTCAGCAAAACCAGGGAAAGAAATGACAGGAGGCGGTGCATTTGGAATCCCAGGTTATGCTGGTATTGGTGCTTCTGGCTTAGGTTGGGGTTTACAAGAGGattttgaggaatttgttgatCTACCTGCAACAGTTGAAAATATAAGCACAAGGGCTTTGTCCAGTCACCCGACAAGGCCTTTGTTTTTGGTTGGATCTAGTAATACTCATGTTTATCTTTGGGAG TTTGGTAAGGACAGAGCTACGGCGACCTATGGTGTGTTGCCTGCTGCAAATGTGCCTCCACCATATGCACTTGCATCAATATCAGCATTGCAGTTTGACCACTGTGGACAGAGATTTGCTACTGCTGCATTAGATGGGACCGTATGCACATGGCAACTTGAGGTTGGGGGAAGGAGCAATGTCCGCCCAACAGAAGCAGCCCTTTGCTTTAACAGTCATGCATT